One part of the Schistocerca piceifrons isolate TAMUIC-IGC-003096 chromosome 2, iqSchPice1.1, whole genome shotgun sequence genome encodes these proteins:
- the LOC124775402 gene encoding cuticle protein 18.6-like yields MTLCPQALQALCLQLIVLSVVMAVAHAGYLGAPAVYAPGAPLAARAYAAPAYAAPLARAYAAPVARAYAPAVAAPAAVAAEYDPHPEYSFAYNVQDALTGDSKTQHESRSGDVVQGSYSLVEPDGSVRTVDYTADPVNGFNAVVHKEAGAHPAPAIAAPAYAAPIARAAYAAPIARAAYAAPALAYGGAYHG; encoded by the exons ATGACGTTATGTCCACAAGCTTTACA AGCCCTGTGTTTGCAGCTGATCGTTCTGTCCGTCGTGATGGCGGTGGCGCACGCCGGGTACCTGGGTGCTCCCGCAGTCTACGCCCCTGGCGCGCCGCTGGCTGCCCGGGCCTACGCCGCCCCTGCCTATGCCGCCCCCCTCGCCAGAGCCTACGCCGCCCCCGTCGCCAGGGCCTACGCCCCAGCagtggccgcccccgccgccgtcgCTGCCGAGTACGACCCGCACCCCGAGTACAGCTTCGCATACAACGTGCAGGACGCCCTCACCGGTGACTCCAAGACCCAGCACGAGAGCCGCAGCGGAGACGTCGTCCAGGGCAGCTACAGCCTGGTCGAGCCCGACGGCTCCGTCCGCACCGTCGACTACACCGCCGACCCCGTCAACGGCTTCAACGCCGTCGTGCACAAGGAGGCCGGCGCCCACCCCGCACCTGCGATCGCCGCCCCCGCCTACGCCGCCCCCATCGCCAGGGCTGCCTACGCTGCCCCCATCGCTAGGGCTGCTTATGCTGCTCCTGCCCTCGCATATGGAGGTGCTTACCACGGCTAA